One part of the Eucalyptus grandis isolate ANBG69807.140 chromosome 10, ASM1654582v1, whole genome shotgun sequence genome encodes these proteins:
- the LOC104421317 gene encoding NAC domain-containing protein 90, with product MEDHPTGFRFYPTEEELISFYLHNQLEGSLQDQLRRIIPVLDIYATEPWNLPEPSGELCREDKEQWFFFAPMQEREARGGRPSRSTAVGYWKATGSPGYIHSSDNKVIGIKKSMVFYVGKAPTGTKTKWKLNDYRAAHIISPPYSNCASSSMPKFRLRHEFALCRVYVVSGSSRAFDRRPLELVAGETVAGGHGGSTGHRLASSSRPVIENNAGISGDGETTGMEIEEPIWDWEQLNWF from the exons ATGGAGGATCATCCGACAGGCTTCAGGTTCTACCCAACGGAGGAAGAGCTCATCTCTTTCTATTTGCACAACCAGCTCGAGGGCTCGCTACAAGACCAGCTCCGCCGGATCATTCCAGTCCTCGACATTTATGCCACCGAGCCATGGAATCTCCCTG AGCCTTCTGGAGAGCTGTGCCGAGAAGACAAAGAGCAGTGGTTCTTCTTCGCTCCGATGCAGGAGAGAGAAGCCAGAGGAGGGAGACCAAGCAGAAGCACGGCGGTGGGTTATTGGAAGGCCACTGGATCGCCTGGTTACATCCACTCATCGGACAACAAAGTGATTGGGATAAAGAAGTCCATGGTCTTCTACGTGGGAAAAGCTCCAACGGGAACCAAAACCAAATGGAAATTGAATGACTACAGAGCCGCACATATAATCTCACCTCCCTATTCCAATTGTGCAAGTTCTAGTATGCCCAAGTTTAGG TTGAGGCATGAATTCGCACTGTGCCGTGTATACGTTGTGTCTGGGAGCTCTCGAGCATTTGATCGTCGACCATTGGAGTTGGTGGCTGGAGAAACAGTAGCAGGTGGACATGGTGGCAGCACCGGCCACAGATTGGCATCCTCATCAAGGCCGGTGATAGAAAATAATGCTGGAATTTCCGGTGACGGAGAGACCACAGGCATGGAAATAGAAGAACCGATATGGGATTGGGAACAACTCAATTGGTTTTAG
- the LOC104423429 gene encoding NAC domain-containing protein 90 → MMEDHLTGFRFFPTEEELISFYLHNQLEGSLQDQLRRIIPVLDIYATEPWNLPELSGELCREDKEQWFFFAPMQEREARGGRPTRSTAVGYWKATGSPCHVYSSENKMIGMKKSMVFYVGKAPTGRKTKWKLNEYRAIEIISAPPSNSSSSSMPMFRLRHEFTLCRVYVVSGSARAFDRRPLELVAGETIQGGDAGDGSSGESASPSRSMIENNAEISNYRETISMETEEPIWDWEPLNLF, encoded by the exons ATGATGGAGGATCATCTGACAGGCTTCAGATTCTTTCCAACGGAGGAAGAGCTCATCTCTTTCTATTTGCACAACCAGCTCGAGGGCTCACTACAAGACCAGCTCCGCCGGATCATTCCAGTCCTTGACATTTACGCGACGGAGCCGTGGAATCTCCCAG AGCTTTCCGGAGAGCTGTGCCGAGAAGACAAAGAGCAGTGGTTCTTCTTCGCTCCTATGCAGGAgagagaagcgagaggaggGAGACCGACCAGAAGCACGGCGGTGGGCTACTGGAAGGCCACCGGGTCGCCCTGTCACGTCTACTCATCGGAAAACAAAATGATTGGGATGAAGAAGTCTATGGTCTTCTACGTAGGAAAAGCTCCAAcaggaagaaaaaccaaatgGAAATTGAACGAGTATAGAGCCATAGAAATAATCTCGGCTCCCCCTTCCAATTCTTCAAGTTCTAGCATGCCCATGTTTAGG TTGAGGCATGAATTCACGTTGTGCCGAGTGTACGTTGTGTCTGGGAGCGCCCGAGCATTTGATCGACGGCCGCTGGAGTTGGTGGCTGGAGAGACGATACAAGGTGGAGATGCTGGTGACGGCAGCAGCGGCGAATCTGCTTCCCCATCAAGATCAATGATAGAAAATAATGCTGAAATTTCCAATTACAGGGAGACGATTAGCATGGAAACAGAAGAACCTATATGGGATTGGGAACCgctcaatttattttaa